A portion of the Candidatus Babeliales bacterium genome contains these proteins:
- a CDS encoding nucleotide exchange factor GrpE — MESEKKNQNCCDHDLEDQVEQNNNHEEVDQNLQGSKDEISMCVAELSIWKDQCKRISAEYENFKRRTERDQARSAEIAKESILFELLSFVDTFEMALKQKSEANTAGIEMSYQALLKLLQKHNVVVMKSTETFDPEFHEAVMQVQSDKHQSGDIVEVLSKGFTMKDRVLRPAKVSVAV; from the coding sequence ATGGAATCAGAAAAAAAGAATCAAAATTGCTGCGATCACGATCTAGAAGATCAAGTCGAACAAAACAATAATCACGAAGAAGTAGATCAAAATCTTCAAGGCTCTAAAGATGAAATATCAATGTGCGTTGCTGAACTTTCAATCTGGAAAGATCAATGTAAAAGAATTTCTGCTGAATATGAAAATTTTAAAAGAAGAACTGAACGCGATCAAGCTCGCTCTGCTGAGATAGCAAAAGAATCGATTCTTTTCGAGTTACTGTCATTTGTTGATACGTTTGAAATGGCGTTGAAACAAAAGAGTGAGGCTAATACTGCTGGAATTGAAATGTCATATCAAGCATTACTTAAATTACTGCAAAAACATAATGTCGTTGTAATGAAATCTACCGAAACATTTGATCCGGAATTTCATGAAGCTGTGATGCAAGTGCAATCTGACAAACATCAATCGGGCGATATCGTTGAAGTTCTTTCAAAAGGCTTTACGATGAAAGATCGTGTTTTGCGTCCAGCAAAAGTTTCAGTCGCTGTATAA